One genomic segment of Sander lucioperca isolate FBNREF2018 chromosome 10, SLUC_FBN_1.2, whole genome shotgun sequence includes these proteins:
- the LOC116036146 gene encoding transcription factor HES-2-like gives MKLLQDSEDAKAQRKSLKPQVERRRRERMNRSLESLKTLLLQRQEATQRRVEKAEILEHTVVFLQNTAEGDKTRAGGGNGGAEGQKHSFQDGFSTCLHTAAQFLGPEGKGLWLGAALDASFAARFSHSVSDSAGVQRRTEAHSSSSSLLLRKSSRSILRLLMDRSGHRLCTPALTVTSCVQTNGDSHHFPTTPQQPHKVTSRASKQSSSQNQPVSQSMWRPWP, from the exons ATGAAGTTGCTTCAGGATTCAGAGGACGCAAAGGCCCAAAGGAAG AGTCTCAAACCTCAGGTGGAGAGACGTCGAAGGGAGAGAATGAACCGCAGCCTGGAGAGCCTAAAGACTCTTTTGCTACAGCGGCAG GAAGCTACTCAGCGCAGAGTGGAGAAAGCTGAGATACTCGAGCACACAGTCGTCTTCCTGCAGAACACTGCTGAAGGAGACAAGACGAGAGCTGGAGGAGGTAATGGTGGAGCAGAAGGCCAGAAACACTCATTCCAAGACGGCTTCTCCACCTGCCTGCACACAGCTGCTCAGTTCCTGGGACCTGAGGGGAAAGGCCTGTGGCTTGGAGCCGCACTGGATGCATCTTTTGCTGCTCGCTTTTCCCATTCAGTCTCTGACTCTGCAGGCGTCCAAAGAAGAACTGAAGCTCATTCCTCCTCCAGCTCTCTGCTTCTCAGGAAGTCCTCCAGGTCTATTCTTCGGCTGCTGATGGACAGGTCCGGGCACAGACTGTGCACGCCTGCCCTTACTGTGACCAGTTGTGTTCAGACCAATGGAGACTCACATCACTTCCCCACGACTCCCCAACAGCCCCACAAAGTGACGAGTCGAGCGAGCAAACAGAGCTCGTCCCAGAACCAACCGGTCAGCCAGTCAATGTGGAGGCCGTGGCCCTGA